From one Rosa rugosa chromosome 4, drRosRugo1.1, whole genome shotgun sequence genomic stretch:
- the LOC133746556 gene encoding uncharacterized protein LOC133746556: protein MFNSSQYPANFTYQYPNTTFDPNTQFSYFPPVASDHPPGVDPGPNSGPYPLTHVGLQSHLPFGEDPNAPSHGWLVNQAVPISYDASIKSLNESLLVPTNANPSWNSNWTDQPNAFPGTSSGIDNASLPSEMSGAGGQVMYGSTSAVAGEELGTKRRKVDAAVGFVKTCEMCNVTTHSPDVYKKHLAGKRHAAQANLMHRRAGLNSAPAIQSKSNGIWKKDPNKVKLVQCVWCEFCKIYCNSQDVYVKHIAGRKHQRNLDQLEKLNNKGTAPTTNVPSGARNPQIGPMEKTSQSKAPSQEDLETKKQKVIRGGAAAGEVRTCNICNVVCNSQIAFSFHLSGQKHAAMVAKQALEAGSGGV from the exons ATGTTCAATTCTTCACAATATCCCGCCAATTTCACATATCAATATCCCAACACCACCTTCGACCCCAACACTCAATTCTCCTATTTTCCTCCGGTAGCGTCCGATCACCCACCCGGAGTCGACCCGGGTCCCAATTCAGGCCCATACCCATTGACCCATGTTGGCCTCCAAAGTCACCTGCCATTTGGTGAAGACCCAAATGCTCCTTCACATGGTTGGCTTGTCAATCAAGCTGTCCCCATCTCATATGACGCT TCAATCAAATCTTTGAATGAGAGCTTGTTAGTGCCCACAAATGCAAATCCTTCGTGGAATAGCAATTGGACAGACCAACCTAATG CGTTTCCAGGAACGTCCAGTGGTATAGACAATGCCAGTCTGCCTAGCGAAATGAGCGGCGCGGGCGGGCAAGTGATGTATGGGAGTACAAGTGCAGTTGCTGGTGAGGAGTTGGGAACAAAGAGAAGGAAGGTTGACGCAGCGGTTGGTTTTGTGAAGACTTGCGAAATGTGCAATGTCACTACCCATAGCCCAGACGTTTACAAGAAGCATTTGGCTGGGAAAAGGCACGCTGCTCAG GCTAACTTAATGCATCGAAGGGCTGGGTTGAATTCTGCTCCCGCAATCCAATCTAAGTCCAATGGCATTTGGAAGAAAGACCCAAATAAAGTCAAGCTTGTTCAGTGTGTATGGTGTGAATTTTGCAAGATCTACTGTAACAGCCAGGACGTCTATGTCAAACACATAGCTGGAAGGAAACATCAGAGGAACTTGGATCAACTCGAAAAGTTGAACAACAAAGGTACTGCCCCAACCACAAATGTTCCATCAGGTGCAAGAAATCCACAAATTGGTCCCATGGAAAAGACTTCCCAGTCAAAGGCTCCTTCACAAGAGGATTTGGAGACGAAAAAGCAGAAGGTTATAAGAGGAGGAGCAGCAGCTGGGGAAGTTAGAACGTGCAATATTTGCAATGTAGTGTGCAACAGCCAGATAGCTTTCAGTTTTCATCTTTCTGGTCAGAAGCATGCTGCAATGGTGGCAAAACAAGCATTAGAAGCAGGTTCTGGTGGTGTCTAA
- the LOC133746557 gene encoding NDR1/HIN1-like protein 6, which translates to MEARQNYSPFQGRSIPVMQYSTPPNKKRSCFRKCLCWTICLLLLQVIVVAITGGILYLVFRPKLPKYTVSKLQITQFSLNYDQSFSATFNVSITARNPNKKIGIDYEGGSRISLWYTSTKLCEGGLPKFYQGHRNTTQLVVPLSGHTQDSKVLLTTLLHQQQQTGNIPLTLRIRQPVRIKLGSFKLPKIKFVVRHRLLVDGLSEKNDIRIQSSSCKFRLRL; encoded by the coding sequence ATGGAGGCCAGGCAGAATTATTCTCCATTCCAAGGACGTAGCATCCCTGTGATGCAGTACTCGACACCACCCAATAAGAAAAGAAGTTGTTTTCGTAAGTGCCTGTGTTGGACTATCTGCCTGCTCTTGCTGCAAGTGATTGTGGTTGCGATCACCGGTGGAATTTTATACCTTGTGTTCCGACCAAAGCTTCCCAAATACACGGTGAGCAAACTGCAGATAACGCAGTTCAGTCTCAACTATGATCAGAGCTTCAGTGCTACATTCAATGTGAGCATCACTGCCCGGAACCCCAACAAAAAGATCGGCATAGACTATGAAGGCGGGAGCCGCATAAGTTTGTGGTACACAAGCACTAAGCTTTGTGAAGGAGGTTTGCCTAAATTCTACCAGGGTCACCGCAACACGACTCAACTTGTAGTACCACTCAGTGGACACACTCAAGATTCAAAGGTCCTGCTCACCACACTCCTACATCAGCAGCAACAAACTGGCAACATTCCGCTCACTCTCAGGATTCGGCAACCCGTAAGGATTAAGCTTGGCAGCTTCAAGCTCCCAAAGATCAAGTTTGTAGTCAGGCACAGGTTGTTGGTTGACGGTCTTTCAGAGAAAAACGATATTAGAATTCAAAGCAGTAGCTGTAAGTTCAGGCTTAGGCTTTGA
- the LOC133745792 gene encoding uncharacterized protein LOC133745792 — MSNSSGGGNSDSSFDIEELLQIGTRCRELKKEKDMLKESQSQSFGLIRSLDVHMKSLSEFRTEDKKQIQMLEKELKNCSQEIDYLQDQLNARDTEVTFLEDHVHSLELKLADTENLQVTVDRLRDELKKSYSECLFLMQELESKEVELQNSNLCIEKLEESVSSMSLESQCEIESMKLDILALEQSCLEAKKVQEETVREKTRMNELIQELEVQCQDARKTADCLDMENKELREKLDASGTNTRIFCQRVEKLLEEDRFEFKSESLLSELEGRHTFSIDMSTCGEVLESLFSKLAMVLAPDADLIVKMKEMSHQIHEYELLVKQLKEELREEKLKAKEEAEDLAQEMAELRYQLTGLLEDECKRRAYIEQASLQRIAELEAQVQKARTKSFAGLLSLDEP; from the exons ATGTCGAACAGCAGCGGGGGCGGCAATAGTGACAGCTCGTTCGATATTGAGGAGCTCCTGCAGATTGGGACAAGATGCAGAGAG CTTAAGAAAGAAAAGGACATGTTGAAAGAATCACAATCCCAAAGCTTCGGGCTAATCAGG AGTTTGGATGTACATATGAAGTCATTATCCGAATTCCGCACAGAAGACAAGAAACAAATTCAAATGTTAGAGAAAGAACTCAAGAACTGCTCTCAAGAAATAG ATTACCTTCAGGATCAATTAAATGCAAGGGACACAGAAGTGACCTTTCTTGAAGATCATGTACATAGCCTTGAGTTGAAATTAGCAGACACAGAGAATTTACAGGTGACAGTTGACAGGTTAAGAGATGAGCTGAAGAAGTCCTATTCAGAGTGCTTGTTCTTAATGCAAGAACTGGAAAGCAAAGAAGTGGAGTTACAGAATTCAAATTTGTGCATAGAGAAACTAGAGGAGTCAGTTTCATCCATGTCATTAGAGTCTCagtgtgaaattgagagtatGAAGCTTGATATATTAGCGTTGGAGCAGAGTTGCCTTGAAGCTAAGAAAGTCCAGGAAGAAACTGTTCGAGAAAAAACTAGGATGAATGAGTTAATTCAAGAACTTGAGGTTCAATGTCAGGATGCACGGAAAACTGCTGATTGCTTAGATATGGAAAATAAGGAACTAAGGGAGAAGCTTGATGCCTCAGGGACAAATACTAGGATCTTTTGTCAGAGGGTTGAAAAATTGCTGGAAGAGGATAGATTTGAATTCAAGTCAGAGTCTTTGTTAAGTGAGCTAGAGGGAAGGCACACATTTTCAATAGATATGAG CACTTGTGGAGAAGTCTTGGAGTCACTTTTTTCCAAATTGGCAATGGTACTGGCACCAGATGCCGATTTGATAGTGAAGATGAAGGAGATGTCACACCAGATACATGAATATGAACTTCTTGTGAAGCAACTAAAG GAAGAACTGAGAGAAGAAAAGTTAAAGGCAAAAGAAGAAGCTGAGGATCTGGCTCAAGAAATGGCTGAGCTCAGATACCAACTTACAGGCTTGCTTGAAGACGAGTGTAAGCGTCGTGCTTACATTGAACAAGCATCTCTGCAAAGAATTGCTGAGTTAGAAGCGCAG GTTCAAAAAGCACGGACAAAATCCTTCGCTGGTCTCCTGAGTCTCGATGAACCATAG
- the LOC133745791 gene encoding probable rhamnogalacturonate lyase B — MRQRGGWLLWTTLVILGLHCLSVDAGNYNNNTRLGPLNRTSNIPKTQDRDDAVKITYPPKQVVLDNGLVQLTFSNPGGQITGIKYHVIDNLLKNKTTQTAYWDVMWRGQLHGFDGKEFKVITEREDQVEVSFISTYNPSFSNDSMIPLTVNKRYIMQRGRSGFYAYVIFQRDEGWPELAINDVRLTFKLNQDQFNYMAVSDTRRRFMPTADDRNLGQQLAYPEAKLLNNATSNPLFHGEVDDKYQYSSDDKNGKVHGWISTKSSVGFWLITPSTEFRAGGPPKQDLTSHVGPTTMCVFSSSHYATEQLCLKFKQGEAWKKVYGPVYVYLNLAGPTRDPTTTLWHDAKQQMHEEVRSWPYNFTRCPDFPVSEQRGSVFGNLQVNDRYINSTSLVPASSAYVGLAAPGEVGSWQTESKGYQFWTRADAKGDFVIKHVRPGNYNLYAWVPGILGDYKYEAEISIKPGSRFELDKLTYSPPRIGPTLWEIGIPDRSAAEFYIPDPYPTLMNKLDNNNHSDASDKFRQYGIWGRYGELYPDHDLVYTVGVSDYRHDWFYAHVTRNTGNVLVGTTWQIQFKLTNMTAPGDYKLRLALASANYAELEVRFNNESKAPLFSTGRIGEDNAIARHGIHGLYWLFDVNVPRSQLHEGNNTLYLTQTRGGNMFVGVMYDYIRLEGPPLR; from the coding sequence ATGAGGCAGCGCGGGGGTTGGCTTCTTTGGACAACCTTGGTGATACTTGGTCTCCACTGTCTCTCGGTTGATGCTGGAAACTACAACAACAACACAAGATTGGGACCGCTGAACAGGACAAGTAATATCCCCAAAACACAAGATCGGGACGATGCGGTGAAGATCACATATCCTCCTAAACAGGTTGTGTTGGATAATGGCCTTGTGCAACTCACATTTTCTAATCCTGGTGGACAAATTACTGGAATCAAATATCATGTAATTGATAACTTACTCAAAAACAAGACCACGCAAACAGCGTACTGGGATGTGATGTGGAGGGGTCAGCTTCACGGATTTGACGGAAAAGAATTTAAAGTCATTACGGAGAGGGAAGACCAAGTTGAAGTTTCTTTCATCAGTACGTACAATCCTTCCTTCTCTAATGACTCGATGATCCCCTTGACTGTCAACAAAAGGTACATAATGCAGCGTGGTCGTTCGGGGTTCTATGCATACGTCATCTTCCAGCGAGATGAAGGGTGGCCGGAGCTGGCCATAAATGACGTTCGACTAACTTTCAAGCTTAACCAAGATCAATTTAACTACATGGCGGTGTCGGATACTAGAAGAAGGTTCATGCCAACAGCTGACGACCGAAACCTAGGTCAGCAACTTGCCTATCCTGAAGCTAAGCTTTTAAACAATGCAACAAGCAATCCTCTCTTTCATGGCGAAGTGGATGACAAGTACCAGTACTCAAGTGATGACAAAAATGGCAAAGTCCATGGCTGGATTAGTACCAAGTCATCTGTGGGATTTTGGTTGATCACACCAAGTACTGAGTTTCGTGCTGGTGGACCTCCGAAGCAGGACCTCACCTCCCACGTCGGGCCGACGACAATGTGTGTGTTCTCTAGTAGTCATTACGCTACAGAACAACTTTGTTTGAAATTCAAACAAGGTGAAGCATGGAAAAAGGTTTATGGACCTGTGTATGTGTATCTTAATCTAGCTGGTCCAACCAGGGATCCCACTACTACACTTTGGCACGACGCTAAGCAACAGATGCATGAAGAGGTGAGAAGCTGGCCTTACAATTTTACTCGATGCCCAGATTTTCCTGTTTCGGAGCAACGAGGATCAGTTTTTGGAAATTTACAAGTAAATGATAGGTACATTAACAGCACCAGCCTTGTTCCGGCAAGCTCGGCTTATGTGGGATTGGCCGCACCTGGAGAAGTGGGATCATGGCAAACAGAAAGCAAGGGATACCAGTTTTGGACTCGAGCGGATGCAAAAGGCGACTTTGTCATCAAACATGTTCGACCTGGGAACTATAATTTGTATGCATGGGTTCCCGGGATTCTTGGAGATTACAAATATGAGGCCGAGATTAGTATTAAACCAGGAAGTCGATTCGAGTTGGATAAGCTTACTTATTCGCCTCCAAGAATTGGTCCTACATTATGGGAAATCGGCATCCCTGATCGAAGTGCTGCTGAGTTTTACATACCGGATCCATATCCAACTCTCATGAACAAACTTGATAACAATAATCACTCGGATGCCTCGGACAAGTTCAGGCAATATGGGATCTGGGGACGTTATGGAGAGTTATACCCTGACCATGATCTAGTCTACACTGTTGGTGTTAGCGATTATCGTCATGATTGGTTTTATGCTCATGTGACTAGGAATACAGGAAACGTCTTGGTCGGAACCACATGGCAGATACAATTTAAGCTTACTAATATGACAGCTCCTGGAGATTATAAGCTCCGATTGGCATTGGCCTCCGCCAACTATGCAGAGTTGGAGGTTCGATTTaacaatgaaagcaaggcacCTCTTTTCTCTACAGGGCGGATAGGAGAGGACAATGCTATAGCAAGACATGGAATTCATGGTTTATATTGGTTGTTCGATGTTAATGTACCAAGGTCTCAACTGCATGAAGGAAACAACACACTCTATCTTACTCAGACAAGAGGCGGAAATATGTTCGTAGGAGTCATGTATGACTACATCAGACTAGAAGGACCTCCATTGCGATGA
- the LOC133743704 gene encoding F-box/FBD/LRR-repeat protein At1g13570-like, protein MEVELDSISNLPREIVEKILARLPIKEAVRTSILSTKWRYKPAMLQNLKFDEQCVSTQNHITFANIVDQVLLLHIGPIHKFELSHRDFLASADIDRWVLHLSRSCVKCLKLVIWKGHRYKLPSSFFSCQDIIHLRLHNCILKPPSTFRGFKSLEHLDIRHVTLAQHAFEDFIVCCPVLKRLILKYCDGFTNLCIDAPNLKLLDIDGSFEDVSLQNTLHLEHVDIRLEFKVRWVVGGSSNLVKFFVHLPNIRDLQISGYVLKFLAVGPLLRKLPQPILFLNDLYMDVNFTDLEEITTALCLVRSSPALRKLEIVVNHIDYHHVVGEVNSWFENLGENSDCQLTELRRIEIVAISDAKAELDLIKLLLLSSPVLECMTLKPFSVDGSLELLKQVVRFRRASVQAEIIFLDP, encoded by the exons ATGGAGGTGGAGTTGGACTCAATTAGCAACTTACCAAGAGAGATTGTTGAAAAGATTTTGGCACGTTTGCCGATCAAGGAGGCAGTGAGGACAAGTATTTTATCGACCAAGTGGAGGTACAAACCAGCCATGCTTCAAAATCTAAAGTTTGATGAGCAATGTGTATCGACTCAGAACCATATCACCTTTGCTAATATTGTTGATCAAGTACTCTTACTTCACATTGGCCCCATACACAAGTTTGAGCTTTCTCATCGGGATTTTTTAGCCAGTGCTGATATTGATAGATGGGTTCTTCATCTATCAAGAAGCTGTGTCAAATGTTTGAAACTTGTAATCTGGAAGGGGCATCGCTACAAGTTGCCTTCAAGTTTCTTTTCTTGTCAAGACATAATTCATTTGCGGTTACATAATTGTATTCTAAAGCCTCCATCAACTTTCAGAGGCTTCAAGAGTTTGGAGCATCTTGACATTCGGCATGTTACGTTGGCCCAACATGCCTTTGAAGATTTTATTGTTTGTTGTCCTGTGCTTAAGAGACTGATTTTGAAATACTGTGATGGTTTCACAAATCTCTGCATCGATGCACCAAATCTCAAATTGCTTGATATAGATGGTAGTTTTGAGGATGTTAGTCTTCAGAATACCTTACATCTTGAACATGTTGACATCCGTTTGGAATTCAAAGTCAGATGGGTTGTGGGCGGTTCATCCAATTTGGTCAAGTTTTTCGTTCACCTACCTAATATTCGTGACCTTCAAATTTCAGGTTACGTTTTAAAG TTTTTGGCTGTTGGTCCCTTGCTACGAAAGCTGCCTCAACCAATACTATTTCTGAACGATCTTTATATGGACGTAAACTTCACTGATCTGGAGGAGATTACAACTGCTCTATGCCTTGTAAGAAGCTCCCCTGCTCTACGAAAACTAGAGATTGTG GTCAACCATATTGATTATCATCATGTTGTGGGAGAAGTGAACTCCTGGTTTGAAAATTTAGGCGAAAACTCAGATTGTCAACTCACTGAACTTCGACGTATAGAAATTGTTGCCATCTCTGATGCCAAAGCTGAACTAGATTTGATCAAATTGCTGCTGTTAAGTTCACCTGTACTGGAGTGCATGACTCTTAAGCCTTTTTCTGTGGATGGCTCTTTGGAACTGTTAAAACAGGTGGTCCGGTTTAGGCGTGCCTCGGTTCAGGCTGAGATAATCTTCTTGGACCCTTGA